One segment of Chelmon rostratus isolate fCheRos1 chromosome 17, fCheRos1.pri, whole genome shotgun sequence DNA contains the following:
- the LOC121620296 gene encoding glial fibrillary acidic protein → MESQRFQSSYRKRFGPQGSSSTGVRISSSRFSWHGTPRTLTHSSPISRVSLGSTNAALLLGSPGDRLDFSADTLMKAQYKETRTNEKVEMMGLNDRFASYIEKVRLLEQQNKVLVAELNQLKGKEPSRLGDIYQEELRELRRQVDGLTAGKARLEIERDNLAADLATMKQRLQDEMGLRQDAENNLNTYRQDVDEASLNRVQLERKIDALQDEINFLKKTHDEELRELQEQIMAQQVHVDLDVSKPDLTAALRDIRVQYETMASSNMQETEEWYRSKFADLTDAANRNAEALRQAKQEANEYRRQIQVVTCDLEALRGTNESLERQLREMEDRFSMETTGYQDTVSHLEEEIQALKEEMARHLQEYQDLLNVKLALDIEIATYRKLLEGEESRITIPVQSFSNLQFRETNLDTKTPEAHVKRSILVRTVETRDGEIIKESTTEHKDLP, encoded by the exons ATGGAGAGTCAGAGATTCCAGTCCTCATACAGGAAGCGTTTTGGGCCCCAGGGCTCGAGCAGCACAGGAGTCAGAATTTCTTCCAGCCGCTTCTCCTGGCATGGCACCCCTCGCACCCTCACCCACTCCAGCCCGATATCCAGGGTGTCGCTGGGATCGACCAACGCGGCCCTGCTCCTGGGGAGCCCCGGGGACCGGCTGGACTTCTCAGCTGACACCCTGATGAAGGCCCAGTACAAGGAGACGCGCACCAACGAGAAGGTGGAGATGATGGGCCTGAATGACCGTTTCGCCAGCTACATAGAGAAGGTGCGCCTGTTGGAGCAGCAGAACAAGGTGCTGGTGGCAGAGTTGAACCAGCTGAAGGGGAAGGAGCCCAGCCGCCTGGGAGACATCTaccaggaggagctgagggagctgCGCAGGCAGGTGGACGGTCTCACTGCTGGCAAAGCTCGGCTGGAGATTGAGAGGGACAACCTGGCTGCAGATCTGGCCACGATGAAGCAGAG GTTGCAAGATGAGATGGGCCTCCGACAGGATGCAGAGAACAATTTGAACACCTATAGACAG GATGTGGATGAGGCGTCTCTAAATCGTGTCCAGCTAGAGAGGAAGATCGATGCCCTGCAGGACGAGATCAACTTCCTGAAGAAGACTCACGATGAG GAGCTGCGTGAGTTACAGGAACAGATCATGGCCCAGCAGGTGCACGTAGACCTGGATGTATCCAAACCAGACCTGACTGCTGCTCTGAGAGACATCAGGGTCCAGTATGAAACCATGGCCTCTTCAAACatgcaggagacagaggagtgGTACCGATCCAAG TTTGCTGACCTGACAGATGCAGCCAATCGAAACGCAGAAGCCCTGCGTCAGGCCAAACAGGAAGCCAATGAATATCGGCGTCAGATCCAAGTGGTGACCTGCGACCTTGAGGCTCTCCGTGGGACA AACGAGTCTCTGGAACGCCAGCTCCGGGAGATGGAGGACCGCTTCTCCATGGAGACTACTGGTTACCAGGATACAGTGAGCcatctggaggaggagatccAAGCGCTGAAGGAGGAGATGGCGAGACACCTGCAGGAGTACCAGGACCTTCTCAACGTCAAGCTGGCCCTGGATATTGAGATTGCCACCtacaggaagctgctggagggagaggagagcag GATCACCATTCCAGTTCAGAGCTTTTCCAACCTGCAGTTCAGAG